One window from the genome of Streptomyces sp. NBC_00708 encodes:
- a CDS encoding SAM-dependent methyltransferase — MTPTLVRHHRRTEPSAPADGASRARDWAEIQERMLAPLYEAVYTRLEVGPTTRMLALGCGSGLALLMAAGRGARVTGVDTDPDRLALARARLLPAPGDHASPAPGPLLTDSVAASADGGPHNLITAFTPIGCEAGDGEELVRALEAAVPSADRGATVVLTGWGPPERCTTEAVLRVAGRLADDGRAPGGGWRGPRRDDLEDVAFRAGLKPDGSGRVACPFGYADMDSAVRGLLSTRLFEAAVRATDRWQVEKELAEALHPHRRPDGTVWMSNVFRYLVCTT; from the coding sequence ATGACACCAACGCTCGTTCGGCACCACCGGCGCACCGAGCCGTCCGCCCCCGCGGACGGCGCCTCCCGGGCCCGTGACTGGGCCGAGATCCAGGAACGGATGCTGGCACCGCTGTACGAAGCGGTGTACACGCGGCTGGAGGTGGGGCCCACCACGCGGATGCTCGCACTCGGCTGCGGCTCCGGTCTCGCCCTGCTGATGGCCGCGGGACGCGGAGCGCGGGTCACCGGCGTGGACACCGATCCCGACCGGCTCGCACTCGCCCGCGCACGGCTGCTGCCCGCGCCCGGGGACCACGCCTCACCGGCCCCCGGTCCCCTGCTCACGGACTCCGTCGCCGCCTCGGCGGACGGCGGTCCGCACAACCTGATCACCGCCTTCACTCCGATCGGCTGCGAGGCGGGCGACGGCGAGGAGCTGGTACGGGCGCTGGAGGCGGCCGTACCGTCGGCGGACCGGGGTGCCACGGTCGTCCTGACCGGCTGGGGCCCGCCCGAGCGGTGCACCACCGAGGCGGTGCTGCGGGTGGCCGGCCGGCTCGCCGACGACGGGCGCGCTCCGGGCGGCGGCTGGCGCGGTCCGCGCCGGGACGATCTGGAGGACGTGGCCTTCAGGGCCGGGCTGAAGCCGGACGGCTCCGGCCGGGTGGCCTGCCCGTTCGGTTACGCCGACATGGACAGCGCCGTACGCGGCCTGCTGTCGACCCGGCTCTTCGAGGCGGCGGTCCGCGCGACGGACCGGTGGCAGGTGGAGAAGGAGCTCGCCGAGGCCCTGCACCCGCACCGGCGCCCGGACGGCACGGTGTGGATGTCCAACGTGTTCCGGTACCTGGTCTGCACGACGTGA
- the rpsP gene encoding 30S ribosomal protein S16, with translation MAVKIKLKRLGKIRSPHYRIVVADSRTRRDGRAIEEIGLYHPVQNPSRIEVNSERAQYWLSVGAQPTEPVLAILKLTGDWQAHKGLPAPAPLLQPEPKADKRALFEALSSDGEESKGEAITPKAKKADKKADEAADAAAPAESTEA, from the coding sequence GTGGCAGTCAAGATCAAGCTGAAGCGTCTGGGCAAGATCCGTTCGCCTCACTACCGCATCGTCGTCGCCGACTCCCGTACCCGCCGTGACGGCCGGGCCATCGAGGAGATCGGCCTGTACCACCCGGTGCAGAACCCGTCGCGCATCGAGGTCAACTCGGAGCGTGCGCAGTACTGGCTGTCCGTCGGCGCCCAGCCGACCGAGCCGGTTCTCGCGATCCTGAAGCTCACCGGCGACTGGCAGGCGCACAAGGGCCTCCCGGCCCCCGCGCCGCTGCTGCAGCCGGAGCCCAAGGCCGACAAGCGCGCCCTGTTCGAGGCCCTCTCCAGCGATGGTGAGGAGTCGAAGGGCGAGGCCATCACGCCGAAGGCGAAGAAGGCCGACAAGAAGGCGGACGAGGCTGCTGACGCTGCCGCGCCCGCCGAGTCGACCGAGGCCTGA
- a CDS encoding RNA-binding protein, which translates to MLEEALEHLVKGIVDNPDDVQVASRNLRRGRVLEVRVHPDDLGKVIGRNGRTARALRTVVGAIGGRGIRVDLVDVDQVR; encoded by the coding sequence ATGCTCGAGGAGGCTCTCGAGCACCTCGTGAAAGGCATCGTCGACAACCCCGACGACGTGCAGGTCGCCTCGCGCAACCTGCGCCGTGGACGTGTGCTGGAGGTCCGGGTCCACCCCGATGACCTCGGCAAGGTGATCGGCCGCAACGGCCGCACCGCACGCGCGCTGCGTACCGTCGTGGGCGCCATCGGCGGCCGTGGTATCCGCGTCGACCTCGTCGATGTGGATCAGGTTCGCTGA